The DNA region TGGTACGCGCGCTGGACAGCCTGCTGGACTATCAGGACTACCCGCTGCCTGCCGCCTATAACGCCACCATGGGGCGTCGTCCGCTGGGTGTGGGGGTGATCAATTTTGCCAACTATCTGGCGAAAAATAATGTGCGCTACTCCGACGGTTCTGCCAATGGCCTGACCCATAAAACCTTTGAAGCGATCCAGTACTATCTGCTGAAAGCCTCCAACCAGTTAGCCAGAGAACAGGGAACCTGCACCAAATTCCATGAAACCACTTACGCCAAAGGCATCCTGCCTGTGGACACCTACAAGCAGGACCTTAACGCAGTCTGCCCGGAACCTCTGCATCTGGACTGGGAAGCCCTGCGGACTGAGATTCGTGAATACGGGCTGCGCAATTCAACCCTGACCGCCCTGATGCCCTCAGAAACGTCATCACAGATCAGCAATGCCACCAATGGCATAGAGCCTCCACGAGGCTATGTCAGTGTAAAAGCCAGCAAAGACGGTATTCTCAAGCAGGTCGTTCCGGATTATGAAGAACTCCGTGGACGCTACGAACTACTGTGGGACATCAAGAGCAATGACGGCTACCTTCAGCTGGTTGCCATTATGCAAAAGTTTGTTGACCAGACAATTTCTGCCAACACCAACTACGACCCGGCTCGTTTCGAAGGGGGCAAGGTACCCGTCAAACTGTTGTTGAAAGACCTGTTAACCGCCTACAAGCTGGGTGTTAAAACGCTCTACTACCACAACACCCGTGATGGCGCAGCGGATTCCCACGAAGAGGCCGATGACGGTTGTGCCGGTGGAGCCTGCAAAATTTAACGACAATTCAACTCAACCCAGTCGTGGTCGCTGCGGCGACCCGGATAGACCAATACTATGAGCTACACCACTTTCAACCAGGAATTGTTTAATGCCACTGAAGAACCCATGTTTTTTGGTCGCAATGTCAACGTCTCCCGCTATGACGTGCAGAAACACCCCATCTTCGAAAAGCTGATTGAAAAACAGTTGTCGTTTTTCTGGCGACCTGAAGAAGTGGATCTGTCAACAGACCGCAGCGATTTCGCTGCCCTGCCAGAACATGAAAAGCACATTTTTCTAAGCAACCTGAAGTATCAGACCCTGCTGGACTCCATCCAGGGGCGGTCACCCAATGTTGCCCTGCTGCCGATTGTCTCCCTGCCAGAGCTGGAAACCTGGCTTGAGACCTGGGCTTTCAGCGAAACTATTCACTCGCGCTCGTACACTCACATTATCCGCAATATTCTTCCGGATCCTTCAGCCGTATTCGATGATATTGTCACCAACAGCGCCATTGTCCAGAGAGCCACCGATATTACCCGTTATTACGACGACCTGATTGAGGGTATCAACCAGTACAACGTGCTGGGTGAAGGCGAGCACCGGGTGAATGGCACAACGATACATGTGTCGGTCACCGACCTGAAACGGCGGCTCTACCTGACGGTGGTTTCGATCAACGTGCTGGAAGCCATCCGTTTCTATGTCAGCTTTGCCTGCAGCTTTGCCTTTGCTGAGCGTTCCACCATGGAAGGCAACGCCAAGATCATCAAACTGATCGCCCGCGATGAAGCCCTGCACCTGACCGGTACCCAGCACATGCTGCAGATCATGGCGGAAGGTAAGGATGATCCGGAAATGGCTCAAATCGCAGCGTCACTGAAAAGCGAAGCCAGAGAGATATTCATAGAAGCCGCAAGGCAGGAAAAAGAGTGGGCTGAATACCTGTTCCAGGACGGTTCAATGATCGGCCTGAATAAAGATATTCTCAGCCAGTACGTGGAATACATTACCAACCAGCGCATGTCCGCCATCGGCATGGAACCGGCCTTTGCTCCGATCCAGAACCCTCTGCCATGGATGAACAGCTGGCTGAACAGCGACAATGTACAGGTAGCGCCGCAGGAAGTTGAAGTCAGCTCTTACCTGGTGGGACAGATAGACAGTGAAGTGGGATCAGAAGACTTCAGTAACTTTTCGCTGTAGCTTCTGCTCACTTTAACTCCATCTCCTTAACGGACTGACTAACGACAGGAGGCTTCCATTGGCCAATATCATCAAGATTATGGAAGGGTTCAGCTTTATTCCCAGAAGCGAGCTGAACCTGCTGGAAGCCCTGGAGTCTCAAAAGGTCGATGTCGAATATCAGTGCCGGGAAGGCTTCTGTGGCAGCTGTCAGGTGCAGCTGGTTGAAGGCGAGGTGGAATACACCAGCGACCCCATAGCCTTTGTACCGGAAGGCCGGATTCTGCCTTGCTGCTGCCACGCTAAAAGTGACCTGACCATTGAAATTCCCGGCGGCTGTCACTTCAAAAAACCGGAATAACATACATTTGAAAGCGGAGCGTGAATCCGGAAAGAATTGCGAGATGGAAGTGACTATGTACTACCCTGCCGTAGAAAAAATATTTTATGACTTGAGCAAAATAGTCCCATTAAAACTACAAGGCCAACCACACCCGCCAGGCAATGTTAACAGTGTCTTTTTGTTAGAGAAAACTGGCAGGCGTTACTATCTGATGCCTGCTTCCTTTTTCCCGGAACATACCAGTGTAAATGTTCCTGTACTTTTTGATGGCTATTATTTGTATGCCATTCTGGCTGACTATCCTCAACAAGTCATGGTAGGGCCTGATGTAACGAACGACCAATTTGGTGAAGAACAGACTGTCGCTGGACACTCATCCATTTCACTGGGTAGTGATGTGTTGTATGCCGGTGTATTAGACTTCCTTCACGGAGAACTTGTCATGTGGAACAACGCTTCAGGACATTACCTCCCCAGCGCCACATCACGTCACACACAACTCACTTCCAATGTGAAACGATTGCTGCCTGAAGCCTTGTTTTGTAATGGCGAGTCATGGTTGCCTTAATTGTCGTCCCCCCAGCGCAAATGGCAGGAAGCTGGCAGTCCTGCGGCCTACCACTGTCTGCGCCCGATTTTTGGCAACATCATACCGAAGAAGCCTGAGCAGGTGTTTTGGCTATCATTGGCTGCTATAACGACAGAATGAGAGCAATATGCGGCTTTTTCTACCTGCCATATTTCTGGCAATATTCTGCGCTACACATTCAGCCATTGCCCGGACTACCATCAGCCATCAGTTCACCCTGATTGGCCACAGCAAGTACCCGGCCGACTTTACCCATTTTGCTTACGTAAACCCTGAAGCCCCCAAGGGCGGTACACTAAAGCTGGCGACAACCCTGAATTTCGATTCACTGAATCCCTTCAACAACCGGGGAGTTGCCCCCCCTTATATCCACGATACCCATGCCCGGCTGATGGTTCGTTCAGCGGATGAGAACTACTCTCTATACGGTTATGTGGCTGAACAACTGGAATACCCTGACGATTACAGCTGGGTCATCTTTCATATTCATCCCAAAGCCCGGCTCTCTGATGGCCAGAGCATTACAGCCAGTGATGTTGCCTTTACTCTGGATCGCCTGAAAACAGAAGCCTCTCCGTTCTTTAGGAACTTATACAAAAACACCTCTGCCGAAGTCCTTAGCCCGAAGAAAGTTCGTTTTACTTTTGCCACACCCGGTCCCAAAGCCATAGCGCTGTCAGCTTACATGCCCGTTCTGTCAAAAACTTACTGGGAAAAGCGTTCACTGGATGACAAATTAACAGAACCACCCGTACACAGTGGCCCTCTACGCCCCGGTAAATTTATCAAAGGCCAGAGCATTGTTTACGAAAGGGTTAAGGACTACTGGGGAGCTGATCTTCCGGTCAATAAAGGCCGTTACAATTTTGATGCAATTCGTGTTGATGTCTACCGGGATCAGCACGCTGCCGCAGAGGCTTTTAAAGCAGGGCTTTACGACCTTCGCTATGAACAGGACGCCAGTCAGTGGCCGGATGGCAGCAAACGGTCAGACAGCCAAAAGTCAGACAAGAAGCTCCCCGATAAAAAGAAAGACCGCATCCGACACAAAACACTGCTGCTGGAATACCCACCGGGCATGGCTGGACTGGTCTTCAATACCCGTTTAGACAAGTTCAGGGATCTACGGGTGCGCAAAGCGTTAACGCTACTGTTCGACTTCGAGTGGATTAACCAGAAGCTGTTACATTCAAATTACCAGCGTACGGTCAGTTTTTTCAGCTACACCGCCCTGCAGGCGAAAGAACCACCGGATAAAGACGAACTCAGCCTGTTGCAACCTGTAAAAGCGCATTTGAAGGATTCTGTCTACGGCTACCCGGAACTACCTCCGGTAACAAAAGGGGATGGCAACAACCGCGACAACCAGCGCAAGGCAATCAACCTGCTGAAAGAGGCTGGTTGGGTTCTGCAAAAAGGCGCGATGAAACACCATAAAACCGGAGAGCGACTGACCATTAGCGTTCTCAGCGATGATCACTCACAGGAACGCCTGCTGGTTCCCTTTCGAAAAATGCTGGGCAACATTGGCATTGATCTGGATGTTCAAACCGTCGACAAAAGCCAGTTCCGTAAACGCATAAAGCAGTTTGACTTTGAAGTGGCTAACTGGCACTTCTGGCACTCCCTGTTTCCCGGCTCCGAACAGCTGCATACCTACAGCAGCAAAGCGGCTCATCAACCAGGCAGCGGCAATATTGCCGGTATTCAAGACCCGGCGATCGATTACCTGCTCGGCAAGCTCGTAAACTGCCAGAGCTACAACGAACTGATTCCGGTGGGAAGATCTCTGGATCGGATTCTGCGAAGCCATTACTATCTGATCCCCAAATGGCATACCCGCCAGTTACACATTCTGTACTGGAACCGAATTGAACATCCCGATCAGAAAAGTCTCTACTGGCACTCCCATAATGACTGGTGGTATCGCACCGGCTAGCTCCAAAAACCTGCTATATTGTCGCAACAAAATTCCCGGAAACAAAAAGGATCATAACCCTGTTTTCCAGATTACTCCCTTTGTGGGCGCTGTGCGGTCTGGCCACTGGCTACTGTTTCAGTTCTGCCATTGCCCCTTACAAGTTCGCTATGTCTCCCCTGCTAGCCATTATCATGTTCGCCATGGGACTGACCCTGACGATAACTGACCTGCGTGAGGCATTAACCGATGTGCGCCCGCTGGCTGTGGGCGTTTGTCTGCAATTTATCCTGATGCCTTTGCTGGCCTGGACCATCAGTCAGGCGCTTTCGCTTCCAACAGAACTGCTGATAGGTATGATGCTGGTAGGCACTGCCCCCGGCGGCACGGCTTCCAATGTGCTTGCTTATCTGGCAGGAGGACGGGTCGCGTTGTCGATTGGTATGACAACGCTCTCGACGTTGATGGCCGTTGTTGTTATGCCCTTTCTGTGTTCCCTGTATCTAAGTACCGTTATTCAGGTTGATCAGGCCGGTATGCTGCTCAGCATCCTGAAAATCGTTATCCTGCCAGTGGCTGGGGGCGTGCTTCTAAATTTCCTTTGTCCACGGCAGATCAGCCGCATTAAGCCCTGCTTGCCTGCGGTTGCGGTGACAGGCATTTGCTGTGCGATTACCCTGGTGATCGCCCTGAACGCTGACGCGCTTGCCACGGTTTCTGCCGTAGCCATTTTCGCGGTACTGCTGCATAACATTCTGGGGCTGGTGTCAGGGTACTTTTCTGCCAGGCTGTGTGGAATGGATATACCTACGGCCCGCACTGTTGCCATAGAAGTTGGCACACAGAACACCGGGTTGGCAGCCGCCCTGGCTTTCAAGCACTTTTCGACTCTGGCGGCCCTGCCGGGAGCCATATTCAGCATAACCCAGAATTTACTGGGTGCCTGGCAGGCCGGTTACTGGTCCAGAAAACCACCTGCGGAAACAGCAAAACCCTGATTGATGGCTTGACCGGCCAGACGTCATACGTAAAATGTCGCTTAATTTGCAAGGCTGTTTATCAGCGATTCCGCAGCAATATTGACTTACTGCAGCTTTTTCACTGCAATAACTTGTTAGAATGCTTTATTAAGCCTGCCAAAAGCAGGTTTACAGGACGAACGGAAACTTCCGAGGCTAAGCAAACTCGTGTTTATATTAGTCACAGTAAAACGTGAAGCACTGGCTCCGACTCTCTATGCCAGCCGTCGTCGATTTCCCGTTTTTTAAAAAGCCCCTTTTATAAGGGGCTTTTTTTTGATTTAAAAACCCACGCAGACAGGTGTTTATTGATGGAAAACCGACTCTACAAAAGAGATATCATTTCCATTGCTGACTTTAACCGGAATGACCTTGAACTGGTTCTGGAAACAGCAGCAGAACTGAAAAACTCACCACGCCCCGACCTGTTGAAAGGTAAGGTTATCGCCAGTTGCTTCTTTGAGGCATCCACCCGCACCCGCCTGTCCTTTGAAACCGCAGTACAACGGCTGGGCGGCACCCTGATTGGCTTTTCCGATGCAGGCAATACCTCTGCCAAAAAAGGCGAGACCCTGGCAGACTCCGTCAACATCATCAGCTCCTACACCGACGCCTTCGTGATGCGCCACCCCCAGGAAGGCGCAGCCCGACTGGCATCAGAGTTTTCCAGCGTCCCCGTCATCAATGGTGGAGACGGCTCCAACCAGCACCCAACCCAGACCCTGCTCGACCTGTTCAGCATTCGTGAATGTCAGGACAAACTGGATGGTCTGAAAGTCGCGTTTGTTGGAGACCTGAAATACGGTCGCACCGTGCATTCCCTCGCCCAGGCACTGTGCCATTTTGGGGCGGAGTTTACCTTTATCGCGCCGAAAGCACTGGCAATGCCGGATTACATTCTGGAAGAGCTGGACGAAAAAGGGATCAAATACCGCTTCTCGGACTCTATCGAAGAGACTGCCCCGCAGGTGGACATCATCTATATGACCCGTGTCCAGAAAGAACGCTTTGACGAAACCGAGTACAAGCACATCGCTTCCAGATACATTCTGGACGTGGACTCGCTCAAAGAAGCGAAAGACAACCTGAAAATCCTGCACCCACTGCCACGGGTGGATGAAATTGCTGTTGAAGTCGACAAGACGCCTTACGCCTACTATTTCCAGCAGGCTGAAAACGGTGTCTATGCCCGCCAGGCATTGCTGGCGCTGGTATTGAATGAAGTCGTGTAAACGGCATTGAAACGAATTGAGGATAAGACAATGAGAAAGAAACTTCAGGTTGAAGCCATTCGTCAGGGTACCGTGATCGACCACATTCCTGCCGGACAGGGCATTAAAATCCTGGATCGCCTGCAACTGCTGGACTCCAACGCCAGCATTACCGTGGGTTTTAATCTGCCCAGCAAGGACCAGAGTCACAAAGATATCATCAAGGTCACCAGCCGAATGCTCACTGAGCAGGAGGCAAACCAGCTGGCGTTGTTTGCCCCCACCGCGACGATCAATGTGATCGACAACTATGAGGTCGTCGACAAGTTCAAAATGGCGCTGCCAGAAAGCCTTCAAGGCGCTTTCTCCTGCCCGAACTCTAACTGCATCACCCACAACGAACCTGTCGATACTCACTTTTCCCTGCGTGAGCACAAAGGTGACGTTCGCCTGAAATGCAGGTACTGCGAAAAGAGTTTCAGCAAAGACATTGTCGCTGAGCTGTAGTTGCTGAGCTGCAATGACTGACTGAGCCCTGCCTGGCTCAGTCATAAACAGGGCAGCCTTTGATGAAAAAGCTGCCCTGCGAAACCTTCCGGAGTTTTTCGTGTCTATACTGCATCGAATTCCAATAAGCAGTACGGACAGGATGTGAATAATTTCTCTTCTTTAAAGCCGCTCATCCCCTATATAAAGCTGACCGCCATGAGTTTTTTCTTTGGTGGTGTGTTTGTTGCAGGAAAAACCATTGTCGGCGAAGTTGAACCCGCCATAGCGGCATTCCTGCGTTTTGCCATTGCTACTCTGATGCTCCTGCTGATCCTGCTCTGGAAAGAGAAGCAGATACCGATACCCACACCCTCCCAGTTTGCAGGACTGGCAGCCCTTGGCCTGACCGGCGTTCTTGGCTACAACCTGTGCCTGTTGATTGGTCTGGAAACCGTCTCTTCCAGTCGCAGTTCTGTCATTGTTGCCAGCAATCCGGTCTTCATCACCCTGATGTCAGTTCTGTTCCTGGGCGACCGGCTCACCCGTCGCAAGCTGGTCGGTATTGGCCTGTCGGTCTCTGGTGCCATTCTTGTCGCTTCACACGGCAGCTGGAACAACCTGACTGATTTCAGCTCCGGTGACCTTGCCATACTGGTCTGTGCCATTTGCTGGGCAAGCTACTCCGTCATTGGCAGATACGTTCTCAACTCCCTGTCACCGCTGGTTTCAGTCACTTATGCCTCAGCCATCGGGCTCACTATGCTGCTGCCTTTTGCCCTGCATACCGCCGACTTTCAAACGGTTCGCTCATTGGGTACCAGTGCCTGGATAGCCATTATGTATATGGGAGTGTTCGGCACCGTCTGTGCTTTCCTGCTCTACTACCAGGGCATACAGGCATTAGGGGTTATCAGGGCCGGAGCCTTCATTAATCTCATTCCGGTTAGCGCCATTATACTGGCTCTGTTCATCCTCAACGAGGAAATAGACGTATCCATCACGATTGGCACATTAATCACTATTTTGGGTATTTTTCTTATTAATTCGAGACAAAAAACTGCCATTGGAACCAATCAGTGATACCTATGTCTAATACCAAAATTCACTAGTTAACCATAAAATTCAGTAATTACGGTTATAAGTCCGCCCTGGGTGGCTGAGGATAGACAGTATGGATTTCAATCCGGTTCAGGCGCTTGTACAAATCATTTCAGGCTCGGATCGCCATGATACCCCAACGCCTGAAACTGCTGCGGCAAAAGCCCAGAAATCCTTCGAAGAAGCCAGTTTCTTTGCAGCCCATTTTAAAGACTTTACCGTTCGTCCCATGCCAGATCAGCCTTTGATGCAAATTCTCCAGAGAGGCAAATGGCGCCGCAAACTGCGTAAAGTAGGCAAAAAAGAAAAGCCAGGACGCACTTATATGCGCAAGCGCAAAGACAAAGAAGAAAAAGAAGAGCACCACGAAGAACTGTAAAACAGGTTCGAAAACAATATCAATTGGCTCAAAAGTGGTTCTTCTGCCCTGTTTAACTTAAAATCGATGGAATCAGCCGCAGAACCCCAATCAACACTCTGCGACATCATGCTGCACCATGTTCCCCTGAGGCAGGTGGATTTTTTACCTGACCTGTTACCCGCCAACACCATCTGGCAGGAGCTCTGGCGGCAGCTGCTCAGCCTGTACCTGTAATTCAATCAGGTTCAGGAAATTGATAAGGAATGAGATCAAAGCATTGAGTGGTTTACTAAGCATTTTCCGCAAAAAAAAGGCGGCTTCAGAATCCGGGCAAAAGCAAACCTCTGCGTCTGCCCGGAAAAATGAAAAAAAAGCTCAGAGTCACAACTCCGAGCCAACAGGTTCCCGCAAAAAAAAGCACCATCAGAAACACACCAATAACCCCCGAAAAAGCCACTCCAGACAGGCACATAAAAAGCCAGTGCCAGCCTGGGACATCAACCAGTTTGCGGTCGAACCGGAAGAAGGCAAAACCCGTTTCCACGATTTCGACCTGCCAGACGGCCTGATGCAGGGCATCCATGAGCTGGGTTTCAAATACTGCACACCGATTCAGGCAGAGGTTCTGGGCAGTACCCTGGCAGGGCGCGATGCCATTGGTAAGGCACAGACGGGTACGGGTAAAACAGCTGCGTTCCTGATCAGTACCATCAAACAACTGATTGATATTTCACCACCTGACACCCGTTATATTGGTGAACCCCGGGCTGTTGTTATTGCCCCGACACGGGAACTGGCCCTGCAGATTGGCAAAGACGCTGAAGCCCTGACCAAACACCTGCCACTGCATGTAGTTACTGTGGTAGGCGGTATGGATTACGACAAGCAGCGCCAGAAGATCAATGCCAATTACATCGACATTCTGGTGGCAACACCGGGTCGACTGCTGGACTACTGTGAGCGCAAGGATCTGTACCTGGACCTCACCGAAACCATGATCATCGACGAAGCTGACCGCATGCTGGACATGGGCTTTATCCCCCAGGTGCGTCGAATCGTGCGCATGACACCACGCCCGGGTGATCGTCAGACCCTGCTGTTTTCCGCAACCTTCACCGATGAAGTCCTGCGCCTTGGTGAGCAATGGACCTGGAAGCCGGTCAAGGTTGAAATCGAACCGGAAAGCGTTGCCACCGATACGGTTGACCAGAAACTCTACCTCGTTACCAACGAACAGAAGTACGCCCTGCTGACCAACCTGATCAGGCAGGACAAACTGGATCGTGTCATTGTCTTTACCAACCGCCGGGACCAGACCCGACGCCTGACTGAGCGTTTGCAGAAAGATGGTTTCAAAACCGACCAGCTGTCCGGCGAAGTGCCTCAAAAGAAACGCATTAAAACCCTGGACAACTTCAAGAACGGGAAAATCAATGTGCTGGTCGCTACCGATGTCGCGGGACGCGGGATTCACATTAAAGGCATCAGCCATGTGGTGAATTACTACCTGCCCGAAGACCCGGAAGATTATGTACACCGCATTGGCCGTACAGGTCGTGCCGGGGCATCAGGCATCAGCATCAGCTTTGCCTGCGAAGATGACTCCTTCCTGATCCCTGACCTGGAAGAGATGCTGGGTGCCAAACTGACTATGGAATACCCACCTGAAGAATTATTGAAATAGTTCACATAATGGCCGGTTTATCCGGTCATTTTTTTGTCAAAAATACAGAATCAGTCATTAATCAGTCACAAAAAACGGGTTAAATAGTGGGCATTCGAAAGGTGTTCAGATAGCAGAAAAAGAAGCTTATTTCTTAAATTTTAGAACCAAAACAAGTGGAATAAAAGCCGTTTGAAGTTACATTTGAATTTTTTATTTCAAACTGAAATTTAAACTTGCTGACCTTCATTTTTTCGATAACTATTAAATATGAGAGATCCACAAACCGACGAGGAAGTCGCTTATGGGAAAAGCCTTGGAAGCCAAGCCGATCATCTCAACCCAAACAACCACCTACATACTCGATAGCAATGTCCTGATACACGATCCAAACTCAATACTGAACTTCGAAGAACACCGCGTTCTCATTCCAATGACAGTTCTGGAGGAACTGGACAAACTCAAAAACGGTAAACAAACCATCGCTGCCGATTGCCGTCAGGCTATCCGCATTATTGATCAGATTCTGGGCAGCGCTTCTCCCGGCGAGATTGAAGCGGGTGTAGCCATAAGCCGTGGAGAAAAAGCAGAACCTCAGGGAACCCTGTCCATTCTGTCACATCAGGAAGCAGACAACGTCAGAACTCTGCCTACCACTAACAACGACAACAAAATCATCAACGACATCTGCCAGTATCAGCGCAACCACCCCGACACTGAAGTGATACTGGTGACCAAAGACATCAACATGCGCCTCAAGTCCAGAGGCTGCGGCATTCACTCAGAGGATTACCACAGCGATCAGCTGCTGTCCGATATCGGCATGCTGACCAATGGTTATCTCCACTTTGAAGGAAATTTCTGGGATCGTGTTAACGAAGTCAACACACAACAGGTGGAAGGAGCCACTTATCACCGCATTCCCAGAGAGACATTCAGCGAAGACCTTTACCTTAATCAGTTTTTCCTGGACGACACCGGTTTTGTCGCCAGGGTACACAGCCTGACGGACGATGAGATCCAGCTGCTGCACATGAGCCACGAAACCCTTATGAATCAGGAGGCATGGGGGTTACAACCGCTCGATATTTATCAGGCGATGTCACTGAACCTGTTGCTTGACCCGGATATCCATCTGGTGAACCTGACAGGCGCAGCCGGTTCCGGTAAAACCATTCTGGCTCTGGCAGCGGCTATCGAAATGACGGTTGCCACCAAACAGTTTCGTCGAATTATAGCGACTCGCTCAACCCGGGGGCTGGACGAAGATATTGGCTATCTGCCCGGCACCGAAGCGGAAAAAATGGAACCCTGGCTGGGTGCCATTACCGATAACCTTGAAGCCCTGCACTACGATGATGAGTCGACCAACGGCAGTGTGGATTACATTCTCAAACAGGTGCCTCTGCACTTTAAATCCCTTAACTACATTCGCGGTCGAAGCTTCCAGCAGAGTCTGATTATTATCGACGAATGCCAGAACCTGACGCCACACCAGATCAAAACGATCATCACCCGTGCCGGAGCGGGCAGTAAGGTCATCTGTCTGGGCAACCTGGCACAGATTGACACACCCTATCTTGCCCCAACCAGTTCCGGCCTGACGTACATGACTGAACGCCTGAAAAACTTTCCTCATGGTGGAGCCCTACAGCTGAAAGGAGTACCTCGTTCGCCATTAGCAGCATACGCTGAAGAATACCTGTAATCCTCCAGGGAGCCTGTCCTGCAGGCTCCATCCTCTCCTTCACACCTGCTGAAATACGATCGAATTTGTAACATTCTTATACAAATTAAGAGAAACTGTCGAAACATGATCAGTGTCATACCCATCAAAAACCCTATTCCGATATAACACCCGACCAGCACTAATACTTCTTCTGCAGTAAAGCTCACTAATGCACAGATATCGACATCACACCATTGCTCTGGTCACACTGCTGACGCTCGGCCTGTCGGGCTGCTCACTCATGCCTGCAGAACATACGACAGACTCAGCAAGCTTGCCGGACAGTTTCTCCCAGACCGGACAACACAGTTTTTCTGAACAATGGTGGCATGAGTTCGAAGACCCACAACTGAACCTGCTTATTGAAGAAGCGCTGACCAGCAACTTCACTATTCAGTCCGCCCTGGCCAGACAGGAACAGGCTGCCGCCCAGGCTAATGTGACACAAGCCGGGCTATACCCGAACGTAACAGGCAATGCCGGCCAGAGCTACCGACGCAACCAGCAGCAAAATGGCAATATCAACAAGAATGAATCATTTGATGTAGGCATCAGTACCCGTTGGGAAATTGACTTGTGGGGACGCATGCGCCACCGTTCCGATGCTGCCATGTATGATTACCTTGCCAGCTCCGAAGCATTGCAGTCAGCAGCCATCTCTCTGGCAGGGAATATCGCCAGAACCTGGTATCAGCTGTCTGAACAATCTGCCCGCGTCGATATTTTGTCCCGGCAGTTAACCAATATCGAACACATCACTGAAGTCACGAACCTGCGCTATACCAGCGGACAGGGTTCAGTCAGTGCTATCTGGCGACAGGAACAAATCGCAGAATCCACCCGTGCCAGTCATTTGCAGGCCGTTAAACGACAGGAAATTCTGACTCGCCAGCTCAACGTTTTACTGGGCAAACCGCCAGCCAGCAAACCGAGATGGCAGGTATCTGCGTTTCCAACACTGCCAGCCCTCCCCTCTACAGGCATTCCTGCCAATCTGGTAGAAACACGCCCGGATATCAGGGATCGCTGGTATCAGTATCAGGCAAGACGTCATCAGGTCGCAGAAGCCAGGGCCGCCCGTATTCCTTCGTTTATGATTTCAGCCGGTACCGACACCAGCGGTGACCAGCTGGAAG from Endozoicomonas sp. NE40 includes:
- a CDS encoding DMT family transporter; its protein translation is MNNFSSLKPLIPYIKLTAMSFFFGGVFVAGKTIVGEVEPAIAAFLRFAIATLMLLLILLWKEKQIPIPTPSQFAGLAALGLTGVLGYNLCLLIGLETVSSSRSSVIVASNPVFITLMSVLFLGDRLTRRKLVGIGLSVSGAILVASHGSWNNLTDFSSGDLAILVCAICWASYSVIGRYVLNSLSPLVSVTYASAIGLTMLLPFALHTADFQTVRSLGTSAWIAIMYMGVFGTVCAFLLYYQGIQALGVIRAGAFINLIPVSAIILALFILNEEIDVSITIGTLITILGIFLINSRQKTAIGTNQ
- the rhlB gene encoding ATP-dependent RNA helicase RhlB; translation: MPAWDINQFAVEPEEGKTRFHDFDLPDGLMQGIHELGFKYCTPIQAEVLGSTLAGRDAIGKAQTGTGKTAAFLISTIKQLIDISPPDTRYIGEPRAVVIAPTRELALQIGKDAEALTKHLPLHVVTVVGGMDYDKQRQKINANYIDILVATPGRLLDYCERKDLYLDLTETMIIDEADRMLDMGFIPQVRRIVRMTPRPGDRQTLLFSATFTDEVLRLGEQWTWKPVKVEIEPESVATDTVDQKLYLVTNEQKYALLTNLIRQDKLDRVIVFTNRRDQTRRLTERLQKDGFKTDQLSGEVPQKKRIKTLDNFKNGKINVLVATDVAGRGIHIKGISHVVNYYLPEDPEDYVHRIGRTGRAGASGISISFACEDDSFLIPDLEEMLGAKLTMEYPPEELLK
- a CDS encoding PhoH family protein; the protein is MGKALEAKPIISTQTTTYILDSNVLIHDPNSILNFEEHRVLIPMTVLEELDKLKNGKQTIAADCRQAIRIIDQILGSASPGEIEAGVAISRGEKAEPQGTLSILSHQEADNVRTLPTTNNDNKIINDICQYQRNHPDTEVILVTKDINMRLKSRGCGIHSEDYHSDQLLSDIGMLTNGYLHFEGNFWDRVNEVNTQQVEGATYHRIPRETFSEDLYLNQFFLDDTGFVARVHSLTDDEIQLLHMSHETLMNQEAWGLQPLDIYQAMSLNLLLDPDIHLVNLTGAAGSGKTILALAAAIEMTVATKQFRRIIATRSTRGLDEDIGYLPGTEAEKMEPWLGAITDNLEALHYDDESTNGSVDYILKQVPLHFKSLNYIRGRSFQQSLIIIDECQNLTPHQIKTIITRAGAGSKVICLGNLAQIDTPYLAPTSSGLTYMTERLKNFPHGGALQLKGVPRSPLAAYAEEYL
- a CDS encoding TolC family protein; translated protein: MHRYRHHTIALVTLLTLGLSGCSLMPAEHTTDSASLPDSFSQTGQHSFSEQWWHEFEDPQLNLLIEEALTSNFTIQSALARQEQAAAQANVTQAGLYPNVTGNAGQSYRRNQQQNGNINKNESFDVGISTRWEIDLWGRMRHRSDAAMYDYLASSEALQSAAISLAGNIARTWYQLSEQSARVDILSRQLTNIEHITEVTNLRYTSGQGSVSAIWRQEQIAESTRASHLQAVKRQEILTRQLNVLLGKPPASKPRWQVSAFPTLPALPSTGIPANLVETRPDIRDRWYQYQARRHQVAEARAARIPSFMISAGTDTSGDQLEDLFDFWATDFALSLNVPIFRGGQLKSQQRRAEAISTRAFYDYTQTVLNALREVETNLLEEQSQQEQLASLQEQTRSAQKILDVESARYATGIQRYLDVLNAQERLFNLQLRSLAAERQLMERRINLYQSLGGSLLNIDDNGELMIQMPITKEEQLQEAV